The nucleotide window TGATCCTGGACGGGAAGATCGGCTTCGGCGTCCTGGTGGCATTCATAGTCTATGTGAAACAGTTCACCGACCCTCTCCTCCGCCTGTCCGATACCTTGGCTTCGATGCAATCCGTCGCCGCCTCCGCGGAAAGGGTGTTCGAGCTGCTGGGAACTGAAGAGATGGAGGACGAGTCCCGCAAGACCAGGGAAGCGCCTTCGGTTGAGGGGCATGTGTCATTCGATCACGTCTGCTTCTCGTATGATAAGGGGACCCCGGTCATCCAAGACCTGTGTTTGGACGTGCATCCGGGCGAGAAAGTGGCCATCGTGGGCCCGACCGGCGCCGGGAAGAGCACCATAGCCAACATCCTAATGAGATTCTACGAGCTGGACTCCGGCAAGATAACGATAGAGGGCGTCGACATATCCGAGATGACCAGGGAGACACTCAGAAGCCTGTTCTGCATGGTCCCGCAGGAATCCTGGACCTTCGGAGCGTCCATCAAGGAGAACATATCCTTGGGGAAGAAAGACGTCAGCGACGAACGCATCAAAGAGGTCTGCGAGGCGATAGGCGCGGACCAATTCATAGAGACGCTGGACGAAGGCTACGACACCGTGCTGAACGAATCGGTGCAGCTGTCCGCCGGGCAGAAGCAGCTGCTGATGATCGCCAGGGCGATGGTAAGGGATGCGCCTCTGCTGATACTAGACGAAGCCACCAGCTCTGTGGACACCAACCTGGAAAAGAAGGTCGAAGCGGCCATGGACCGGCTGAAGGAAGACAAAGCATCGTTCATAATCGCCCATCGCCTGTCCACGATCAAAGACGCCGACGTGATATTGGTTGTGAAGGACGGCCGCATAGAGGAGAAGGGAACCTTCAAGGAGCTTCTTTCTGCAAACGGGTTCTTCAGGACGCTTTACGACAGCCAATTCGAAGGCTGCGACTGACCTCGGAAATCGAGCATCGCGTGGAATGCGCCGCAGACGGAGCCCAAAGCGGCGCAGGTCTCCAGCGAGAATCCTCCGGGCGTTATGTCCAGATTGTATTTCGGGATTTTCATGACATCCTTGGGGACTCCATGCGGGCCTATCCCGAACACCAGAAGAAGGCTCTGGCCACCTCTGACCATCGACGCCGCCTGTGCCACGTCTATCTTTTTGGACGGCTCGGGCCTGCATGTGGTAAGCACCGGGATCCCCAGCTGGGGCGGGAAGCCTTTGGACGGATACGGAAACTTTTGGAAGCGCCCTTTCTCGGCCAGATCGACGAAGTAATCGCCGTGATGACCTATGCTGGTGGTGTTGGCGATCCATTCCGCCACCTCCACCGGTGTGCGGGTCTC belongs to Candidatus Methanomethylophilaceae archaeon and includes:
- a CDS encoding DUF531 family protein, encoding MSRGRLTIGLYNSYDQNFREPHRRVIARAGDLAMAFDMNLALFGFPIPEETRTPVEVAEWIANTTSIGHHGDYFVDLAEKGRFQKFPYPSKGFPPQLGIPVLTTCRPEPSKKIDVAQAASMVRGGQSLLLVFGIGPHGVPKDVMKIPKYNLDITPGGFSLETCAALGSVCGAFHAMLDFRGQSQPSNWLS
- a CDS encoding ABC transporter ATP-binding protein, with product MPPGGPPWASAEKPKSLWKTLWILLKYIGEFKWHIIAGIVFSLLSSVTLLLAPQYLADMTDGISSGIESGGMDFGPIAAAGIVLVVLYLLNMAFRTMESYVVPCASERNGNIMRKDLSAKLFRIPLRILDRMSAGDVMSRFTNDTDTIRTQSAECICDLVTALSMMVGSAIMMLITDSNLAVVSLIPVLIGFGLMLAIIKKSQKYFVAQAKNLGRMNSLVEEMYYGMDIVNTYNDGDHAMEIFDEINDSLYKSAFTTRFVSSLMPRMMDFLSNLGYVVVCVFGSAMILDGKIGFGVLVAFIVYVKQFTDPLLRLSDTLASMQSVAASAERVFELLGTEEMEDESRKTREAPSVEGHVSFDHVCFSYDKGTPVIQDLCLDVHPGEKVAIVGPTGAGKSTIANILMRFYELDSGKITIEGVDISEMTRETLRSLFCMVPQESWTFGASIKENISLGKKDVSDERIKEVCEAIGADQFIETLDEGYDTVLNESVQLSAGQKQLLMIARAMVRDAPLLILDEATSSVDTNLEKKVEAAMDRLKEDKASFIIAHRLSTIKDADVILVVKDGRIEEKGTFKELLSANGFFRTLYDSQFEGCD